The Leucoraja erinacea ecotype New England unplaced genomic scaffold, Leri_hhj_1 Leri_1344S, whole genome shotgun sequence region acgactcaccacagtacgggcagtcgtagggcgggccactggtgtgcacgtgctggtgagacagggcgtgggaggccatggcaaagcgctctccacacaccgggctggggacgggacggtcgccggcgtgcacccgctggtgggacagcagccgggTGGagttggtgaagcccttgccgcactgggcgcaggtgtaggggcgctcgccggtgtgggtgcgctggtgctcagCAGGCTgccggactgggtgaagcccttgccgcactgggcgcaggtgtaggggcgctcgccggtgtgggtgcgctggtgtacCAGCAGGTAACTGGAATGGTTGAaggccttgccgcactgggcgcaggtggtaggtgcgctcgccggtgtgggtgcgctggtgcgacAGCAGGTTgcctggactgggtgaagcccttgccgcactgggcgcaggtgcaggggcgctcgccggtgtgggtgcgctggtgcttcagcaggctgctggactgggtgaagcccttgccgcactgggcgcaggtggtGTAGggtgctcgccggtgtgggtgcgtgtgCTGCAGCTGGTGCTGCAGGGGGTGGtggggactgggtgaagcccttgcgcACTGGTGCAGGTGGTGTGGGGCGCGCGCGGTGTGGGTGCTGCTGGTGTGCTGCAGCAGGCTGGctgactgggtgaagcccttgccgcactgggcgcaggtgtagggacgctcgccggtgtgggtgcgctggtgcaccagcaggccgCTGGACTGGgattgaagcccttgccgcactgggcgcaggtgtaaggACTCTCACcagtgtggatgcgctggtgcaccagcaggcgaCTAgcctgggtgaagcccttgccgcactgggcgcaggtgtaggggcgctcgccggtgtgggtgcgctggtgcaccagcaggttgctgggtgggtgaagcccttgccgcactgggcgcaggtgtaggggcgctcgccagtgtgggtgcgctggtgcaccagcaggccgctggactgggtgaagcccttgccgcagtcgctgcatgtGTAGGGACGTTCCCCGGTGTGCAcgcgcctgtgcaccttcagttccttggacgacttgaagcctttgccgcagtcggggcaggtgaagggccgctcactgctgtgcacccgctggtgctcccgcagccccgacaactgggtaaagctcttgccacatgtggagcagccatagggcttctcgcccgtgtgcacccgccggtgggccTTCAGCACATCCGCcctcttgaagctcttgccgcactctATGCTGTTGAAGGGGCGTTCTATCGTGTGCTCCCGACGGTGGGTCTCCAGCCGGCTCGggctctgccaggccttgccacatacgtcgcactcataacgcttctccttgttgtgccccgtcatgtggtcctctaTCGAAGATCAGCCCTTGAAGCCCggcccgcacaccgag contains the following coding sequences:
- the LOC129715708 gene encoding zinc finger protein 239-like, with the translated sequence MTGHNKEKRYECDVCGKAWQSPSRLETHRREHTIERPFNSIECGKSFKRADVLKAHRRVHTGEKPYGCSTCGKSFTQLSGLREHQRVHSSERPFTCPDCGKGFKSSKELKVHRRVHTGERPYTCSDCGKGFTQSSGLLVHQRTHTGERPYTCAQCGKGFTHPATCWCTSAPTPASAPTPAPSAARASPRLVACWCTSASTLVRVLTPAPSAARASIPVQRPA